One genomic region from Ptychodera flava strain L36383 chromosome 14, AS_Pfla_20210202, whole genome shotgun sequence encodes:
- the LOC139150585 gene encoding sodium-coupled monocarboxylate transporter 1-like, with the protein MSVTSEATPFSIVDYLVFSGMLAISTLTGIYHGFAKGGQHSTTRYLLADKSMHFLPVAMSILVSFMSPLSIMGTPAEVYTYGTGYTAFTLCYLWCLPLTAYIFIPVFMDLKLVSSYQYMDLRFNFYLRILVSMIFMIQSVLYTAACLVGPALAIEAVQDFEMWKTLIITGALCTLYTTLGGMKGVIWTDVFQFFVIIITLVAVIILGVIEVGGFNEVFRVNGESRRYNHFNFDLDVTRRTGFFSGFIGGAFSISPLFISQTAVQRYMTVRSLKHSQASVMINVPFALITGPCLYLCGMVLYAYYNGDLTGLQPSINGTLPTGMSPVAGAVGQYEPNYSSSDQILVYFISSKFGNIPGIQGLFVACLFAGTLSSVSSSLNAMTAITLEDFIKPYRAWKARRHGTTKYQNDQRDTVMSKILTCVYGIAGIGLAFLASTLGSLLVLGFTVLGITGAPILGTFGVGMMYKRANTT; encoded by the exons ATGTCGGTGACGAGTGAAGCGACACCATTCAGCATCGTAGACTATCTAGTGTTTAGTGGAATGCTGGCGATTTCTACACTTACTGGGATCTACCATGGCTTTGCTAAGGGAGGTCAACACTCAACAACTAG GTATTTATTAGCGGATAAGTCCATGCATTTCTTACCGGTTGCCATGTCAATTTTGGTGTCGTTCATGTCTCCGTTATCAATCATGGGCACTCCTGCTGAAGTCTACACTTACGGTACTGGCTATACCGCCTTTACGTTATGCTACCTCTGGTGTTTACCATTGACTGCATACATCTTCATCCCTGTATTCATGGATCTCAAGTTGGTCAGCTCATACCAG TACATGGATCTACGGTTCAACTTTTATCTTCGAATCCTCGTCTCAATGATATTCATGATTCAGTCAGTCTTGTATACTGCAGCATGCCTTGTTGGACCGGCACTTGCAATCGAAGCAG TTCAAGACTTTGAAATGTGGAAGACGCTCATCATCACCGGGGCACTTTGCACTCTTTATACGACTCTT GGAGGTATGAAAGGAGTGATATGGACCGATGTATTCCAATTCTTTGTTATCATTATAACTCTCGTCGCCGTTATCATTTTGGGTGTGATTGAAGTTGGTGGTTTCAACGAAGTGTTCAGAGTCAATGGTGAGAGTAGAAGATACAATCACTTCAA TTTTGATTTAGATGTCACGAGGCGAACGGGTTTTTTCAGTGGCTTCATTGGAGGTGCCTTTTCCATATCGCCGTTATTCATCAGTCAGACAGCGGTACAGCGATACATGACAGTACGTTCTCTGAAACATTCACAGGC TTCAGTAATGATAAATGTACCATTTGCGCTCATCACTGGACCTTGCCTGTACTTATGTGGAATGGTTCTCTACGCATATTATAATG GTGACTTGACAGGTCTCCAGCCATCAATTAATGGCACATTACCAACAG GTATGTCGCCTGTAGCTGGCGCTGTGGGGCAATATGAACCAAATTACAGTTCCTCCGATCAG ATCCTGGTATACTTCATCAGTTCAAAGTTTGGTAACATTCCCGGTATACAAGGATTATTTGTTGCATGCCTTTTCGCTGGAACATTGAG TTCAGTGTCTTCATCGTTGAACGCGATGACTGCCATTACTTTAGAGGACTTTATAAAACCATACCGTGCGTGGAAAGCACGGAGACATGGTACGACGAAATACCAGAATGATCAACGCGATACTGTGATGTCGAAAATCTTGA CATGTGTGTATGGTATTGCTGGTATTGGTTTAGCTTTCCTAGCGAGCACTCTCGGCAGTCTCTTGGTACTCGGATTTACTGTTTTGGGAATTACTGGCGCTCCAATCTTAGGAACGTTCGGTGTTGGAATGATGTACAAAAGAGCTAATACCACGTAA